Proteins from a genomic interval of Salvelinus sp. IW2-2015 linkage group LG14, ASM291031v2, whole genome shotgun sequence:
- the LOC111973318 gene encoding inverted formin-2-like isoform X4, with amino-acid sequence MSAKASKGKWGALKEHLTSSPPDRDAHLEANLENSVPELCIRLLQVPTVVNYSGVRRRLEGSDQEWMVQFLELNGLDLLMEALQRLSGRGCARIADALLQLTCVACVKAVMNSSAGLHFILDNEGYVRTLSQALDTSNTMVKMQVFELLAALALFNPQGHHLAMDALEHYKSVNMQQYRFSVIMNELHATDNVPYMVVLMSVVNVIIFGAEDLRKRDKLRKEFIGLQLLQLLPKLR; translated from the exons ATGTCAGCCAAGGCATCCAAAGGGAAGTGGGGGGCCCTGAAGGAGCACCTGACCAGCAGCCCCCCCGACCGAGATGCTCACCTGGAGGCCAACTTGGAGAACTCAGTTCCAGAGCTATGCATACGACTGCTACAGGTACCCACAGTGGTCAACTACTCAGGGGTGCGGAGGCGTCTGGAGGGGAGTGACCAGGAATGGATGGTGCAGTTCCTGGAGCTCAATGGACTGGATCTGCTGATGGAGGCCCTGCAGAGGCTGTCTGGCCGGGGGTGTGCCCGCATCGCTGACGCCCTCCTCCAGCTCACTTGTGTGGCCTGTGTGAAGGCAGTGATGAACTCCTCAGCTGGGCTGCACTTTATACTGGACAATGAGGGATACGTCAGGACCCTGTCACAAG CCCTGGACACGTCCAACACCATGGTAAAGATGCAGGTGTTTGAGCTGCTGGCGGCCCTCGCCCTGTTTAACCCACAGGGACACCACCTGGCCATGGATGCCCTGGAGCACTATAAA AGTGTGAATATGCAGCAGTACCGCTTCAGCGTCATCATGAATGAGCTGCATGCGACTGACAACGTTCCGTACATGGTCGTCCTCATGAGTGTGGTCAACGTGATCATTTTCGGAGCAGAGGACCTGAGGAAGAGGGACAAACTACGCAAAGAGTTCATCG GGCTTCARTTACTACAATTACTTCCAAAACTTAGGTAA